AGTTGTGGATAGTTGCTTTACTCACTCCAAAAAGCAGCGAAAGCACTTCGAAATTCAATCCGCAGGCAACCAGAAAAACGAGCAGGAAATATTTCCCGAATTGACTTAAAACCGGCTTCCATATCTCGCTTCTATTGATTGAAAAATAAATTTTAATCAGAAATGTATCCGAACTTTTTACCTCTGAAAATTTTTATAAAAAAATTGTCAATTTGAGAAAAGATCAAATTTTAATACTTGATGTGCACTTTTCAGGATGATTTGAAAGTAAGTTAATGGATCTCATGGGGATGGAATGAATTGTCTCCATGTTCTGATCTACTCAAAATAAAAGATCGCTTTGATCGGATCGATCTTGGAAGCTTTGATCGCCGGATATAAACCGGAAAAGATTCCGATCAGAACAGAAAAGCCAATTCCTAACAAAATACCTTCTATCGGTGTGGGAAAAGTTGATTTGAGAGCTTTGGAAATGATCTGCACTACAAAGGTGGAAGCGAAGATACCAATCAGAGCAGCGATCAACGCCAGGATTACTGCTTCCAGGATGAAATGCAGGAAAATATCGGTATTGGTCGCTCCAATACTTTTCCTGATCCCGATTTCCGTCATTCTTTCATTGATAGAGATCAGAAGTGTACTGAAAAGCCCGATCCCACCCACGATCAGGGAAATAGAAGCAATTGCCGAAAGAGTCACATTCCATTTTTTCATCATTTCGTTCAATTCTTCAGTGATCTTGAACATCATTGCTCCCACATCATTAAAGGAAAAATCATGAGCCATTTTATGTTCAGCAAGAAGGTTTTGCCTGGTAACTGTTTTCATTCGTTTGAATTTTTCCGTGTTTTCAGCTTGTAAATAGATGTAATCAATAGCATTTCCTGCCCGAAGATAACGAGAACCGGTTGAAAGCGGAATATAAATACTTTTCAAATCCTGCCATCTTTCCCAGTTATTGAAGTTCATTCCAGCCTGGTTAAGAACATCATCATCCAAAACACCTATTATCTTAAAACGATTTGCTCCAATAGTCAGAATTTGACCGATAGGATCTTCATCTTTGAAATGATCTTCCGCAAAATGAAAACCGATCACGCAGACTTTAGATGCATTTATTTCTTCAAACCTGTTAAAATATCTTCCTGATTTTAAGGGATAAGTCTTGGAAGTGAAAAACATAATATTTGTCGCTCTCATCCTGACATTATGCTCTTTTTCATTCCGGAGCATACGATCATAGACTTCGACCATCCCGTAAATATATTTTGAATCGACTTCCTTTTCCAACATCTCAAAATCGTGCAAAGTTAAAGGTTTTGCTTCCCTTTTGATATACCGGAAACGCATTCTTCTACGAAAAGACTGATTTTCACTGAAACCTTCGGAAGGATAAATAATGATGGAATTGTTCCAACCCATTCCTTCCATTCTATCATTGATCAGATTCTTTAATCCGTAAATAGAAGAAAACATGGTGACTACAGCAAATACACCGATAATAATTCCAAGAAGAGTTAAAGCTGAACGCAATTTATGCGTGAAAATGTTCTGTAAACTGCTGAATAAGCTTTCGGAGAGTTTCATGTTTTTCCTTTTATCTTTTTCTTATAACAAATAATTTCAACAGCAAACTTTTGTAAATTTTTTTCTTTGATGAAAATTAAAATTGACATTTAATAGTAAATTTTGAGAATAATCTCGATTTTAAAATTTGAAAGAAAATTCTGAAATCGAAGCTTAATTTCAAATGGAGAAGTCTATGAAAACAAAGATTTTAACAGTATTATTTTCCGATGTGCAACATAAACCATCCGATATTCCCAAATTACGGGGATATTTTTCTGATAAATTTCCTGAACATACGGAACTTCACAATCATCTTCCCGACGGGAAATTTTCTTACGGATTTCCGCAGGTCCAATATCGGATTATTGAAAGACATCCCGCTTTAATCGG
This window of the Candidatus Cloacimonadota bacterium genome carries:
- a CDS encoding ABC transporter permease, producing the protein MKLSESLFSSLQNIFTHKLRSALTLLGIIIGVFAVVTMFSSIYGLKNLINDRMEGMGWNNSIIIYPSEGFSENQSFRRRMRFRYIKREAKPLTLHDFEMLEKEVDSKYIYGMVEVYDRMLRNEKEHNVRMRATNIMFFTSKTYPLKSGRYFNRFEEINASKVCVIGFHFAEDHFKDEDPIGQILTIGANRFKIIGVLDDDVLNQAGMNFNNWERWQDLKSIYIPLSTGSRYLRAGNAIDYIYLQAENTEKFKRMKTVTRQNLLAEHKMAHDFSFNDVGAMMFKITEELNEMMKKWNVTLSAIASISLIVGGIGLFSTLLISINERMTEIGIRKSIGATNTDIFLHFILEAVILALIAALIGIFASTFVVQIISKALKSTFPTPIEGILLGIGFSVLIGIFSGLYPAIKASKIDPIKAIFYFE